In the Clostridium beijerinckii genome, one interval contains:
- a CDS encoding L-lactate dehydrogenase yields MAIGRSKVVIVGTGSVGAAVAFDMVMNHVCDDLILIDINKEKSWAEATDLQHSLGYSGSKMRVKDGEYEECNDADIVVIAAALPYITGQTRLDMLEKAAGIMNNIVPNIMKSGFSGIIVVITNPVDVMSYYVHKLSGLPASKVIGTGTALDSARLKYHLADVMSVDPQSVHALCMGEHGDSQIIPWSQITVGGKKFLDIINDNKMRLKGFNLNSVTEDIKKIAYRIVNAKGATTFGIAATTVQIVKAILRDENKVIPVSAMLNGEYGESDTYAGVPAVLNNQGVKELVEYHLVESEKAELKESIEIIKDYNKRLKL; encoded by the coding sequence ATGGCAATTGGAAGAAGTAAAGTAGTAATAGTTGGAACGGGTTCTGTTGGGGCAGCAGTAGCATTTGACATGGTAATGAATCATGTTTGCGATGATTTAATACTGATTGATATAAATAAAGAAAAATCATGGGCTGAAGCGACGGATTTACAACATTCTCTTGGATATAGCGGAAGTAAGATGAGGGTAAAAGATGGGGAATACGAAGAATGCAATGATGCAGATATAGTTGTAATTGCAGCTGCATTACCTTATATTACAGGGCAAACAAGATTAGATATGTTAGAAAAAGCTGCAGGAATAATGAATAATATAGTGCCGAACATCATGAAAAGTGGATTTTCAGGCATAATAGTTGTGATAACAAATCCTGTAGATGTTATGTCATATTATGTGCACAAACTTTCAGGTTTGCCAGCAAGTAAAGTCATTGGAACAGGAACAGCTCTAGATTCAGCACGTTTGAAATATCATTTAGCTGATGTTATGAGTGTTGACCCACAAAGTGTTCATGCTTTGTGCATGGGAGAACATGGAGATTCACAGATAATTCCATGGAGTCAAATTACAGTTGGGGGTAAAAAGTTTTTAGATATAATCAATGACAATAAAATGAGATTAAAAGGTTTTAATTTAAATTCAGTAACGGAAGATATTAAGAAAATAGCATATCGTATTGTGAATGCTAAAGGTGCAACTACTTTTGGTATTGCAGCAACTACTGTTCAGATTGTAAAAGCAATATTACGCGATGAAAATAAAGTTATTCCTGTATCAGCTATGCTTAATGGAGAGTATGGGGAAAGTGACACATATGCAGGTGTTCCGGCGGTTTTAAATAATCAAGGAGTGAAGGAACTTGTTGAATATCACTTAGTTGAAAGTGAAAAGGCAGAATTAAAAGAATCTATTGAGATTATAAAAGACTACAATAAAAGACTAAAATTATAA
- the ytaF gene encoding sporulation membrane protein YtaF, whose amino-acid sequence MILILSALLFSLSSNLDNLVIGIAYGIKKIRIDTAANLIVALVTSTGTFLSMLLGIYVSKFLPSFLSNSLGAGIIIILGLYFVIQSIFKLINNKKIKELALKNTNDMIEYAEKSDLDKSGDIDKKEALLVAFALTFNNFGTGVAASVTGVNIELTVILTFIISICTLKLGERAGNHILGKFLGKFAPLISGLLLISLGVIELFN is encoded by the coding sequence ATGATATTAATTTTATCTGCTTTATTATTTAGTTTATCTTCTAACTTAGATAATTTAGTTATAGGTATTGCATATGGAATAAAAAAAATAAGAATAGACACAGCTGCAAATCTTATAGTAGCACTTGTAACTTCTACTGGAACATTTTTATCTATGTTACTTGGCATATATGTATCTAAATTTTTACCAAGCTTTTTATCAAATAGCTTAGGTGCTGGAATTATTATAATTCTAGGATTATACTTTGTAATTCAAAGTATTTTTAAACTTATAAATAATAAAAAAATAAAAGAACTCGCTTTAAAGAATACTAATGATATGATCGAATATGCAGAAAAATCAGATTTAGATAAATCAGGAGATATAGATAAAAAAGAGGCACTTTTGGTAGCTTTTGCATTAACATTTAATAACTTTGGTACAGGAGTTGCTGCAAGCGTAACAGGCGTTAATATAGAACTTACAGTCATATTAACATTTATAATAAGTATTTGCACACTTAAACTTGGCGAAAGAGCTGGAAACCATATCTTAGGCAAATTTTTAGGTAAATTTGCTCCGTTAATTTCAGGACTCTTACTTATAAGCCTCGGAGTCATAGAATTATTTAACTAA
- a CDS encoding DUF2087 domain-containing protein, which produces MDIKSNELFWNATISELKEGIIEEDDGYRCIICEEEFQRGRIYEINSKLYDAKKSAELHLETSHGSMLEYLLNMNSSFTGISDVQRELIKFIAMGLSDKEISEKLKVAQSTIRNHRYKLREKEKQAKLFLAMMDLLSKTTNKKINKIGKETICDAYKTATTLDDRYNITDKEKKSVVETYMNENGGLRSYPAREKKKIIVLEEISRNFSKGKQYSEKEINRILKRVYEDYVTIRRALIEYGFIERKKDGSSYWIKE; this is translated from the coding sequence ATGGATATAAAATCAAATGAATTATTTTGGAATGCTACTATAAGTGAGCTCAAAGAAGGGATTATTGAAGAAGATGATGGATACAGGTGTATAATATGCGAAGAAGAATTCCAGAGGGGAAGAATATATGAAATAAATTCAAAGCTATATGATGCAAAGAAATCAGCAGAGTTGCATCTTGAAACAAGTCATGGTTCAATGCTTGAATATTTATTAAATATGAATTCAAGTTTTACTGGAATATCAGATGTTCAAAGAGAATTAATAAAATTTATTGCTATGGGATTATCTGATAAAGAAATTTCAGAGAAACTTAAAGTTGCGCAATCAACAATACGAAATCACCGGTATAAATTAAGAGAAAAGGAAAAGCAAGCAAAATTATTTTTAGCTATGATGGATTTGCTTTCAAAAACAACAAATAAGAAAATTAATAAAATTGGCAAAGAGACTATATGTGATGCTTATAAAACAGCAACTACTTTAGATGATAGGTATAATATAACAGATAAAGAAAAGAAGAGTGTTGTTGAAACTTATATGAATGAAAATGGTGGTTTAAGGAGTTATCCAGCTAGAGAAAAGAAAAAGATTATTGTATTAGAAGAGATATCAAGAAATTTTTCAAAAGGAAAGCAATATTCTGAAAAAGAGATAAATAGGATTCTAAAGAGAGTGTATGAGGATTACGTAACCATAAGAAGAGCTTTAATAGAGTATGGTTTTATAGAAAGAAAAAAAGATGGAAGCAGCTATTGGATTAAGGAATAA